A window of Streptomyces sp. NBC_01689 genomic DNA:
GGTCTGACCGGCGTCCCCGTATACAACGTCGACAACAACTGCGCCACCGGGGCGAGCGCGCTGATGCCGGCGCGGCAGTTCGTCGAGGGCGGGATCTCGGACTGCGTCCTCGCGCTGGGGTTCGAGAAGATGAAGCGCGGCGCGCTGGGCGGCGGGGACCTCGCGGCCTCCCCGGTGGCCCGGCACTACGGGATCATGGCCGCCCGGCACGGCTTCGAGCGTCCCCGCCCACCGCGCAGATCTTCGGTGCGGCGGCCCGCGAGCACATGGAGAGGTACGGGACCACCGAGGCGCAGCTCGCCGCCGTCGGCGCCAAGAACCACCGGCACTCGGCCCACAATCCGTACGCCCGGTTCCGGGACGTGTACGGGGTCGACGAGATCCTCGCCTCCCGGGTCGTGCACAGGCCGCTGACGAAGCTCCAGTGCTCACCCACCTCGGACGGAGCCGCGGCGGCCGTCGTCGTGTCCGAGCGGTTCGCCGAGGAACGTGGGCCGGCCGGCCGGGCGGTGGAGATCGTCGCGCAGGCGATGACCACGGACACGAAGGAGTCCTTCGCCTCCGGTTCGTGCATCGACGTCGTGGGACAGCCCGTGTCCAGGGAGGCCGCGCGGCAGGTCTACGAGCGTGCGGGGCTCGGCATCCACGACGTGGACGTCGTCGAACTGCACGACTGCTTCTCGATCAACGAACTGCTGACGTACGAGGCGCTCGGCATGTGCGGCGCGGGGGAGTCCGGCAAGCTCGTCGAATCGGGGGCCACCACCTACGGGGGACGGTGGGTGGTGAACCCGTCCGGCGGTCTGATCTCGAAGGGGCACCCGCTGGGGGCGACCGGGATCGCCCAGGTGGTCGAGCTGGTCCAGCAGTTGCGCGGCGAGGCCGGTGAGCGTCAGGTGGCGGGCGCGCGGGTCGGCCTCGCGCACAACATCGGGCTCGGCGGGGCGGCCGTGGTCACGCTGCTGCGGGGCGCCGCCCGCACCTGAACCGGACCCTCGGCGTTCCCGGTGACCGGGCCGTCGTGACCGCCCCGTCCGGGAAGGACGGCCGCCGCCCGGACCGGGCGGGCCCCCTGCCGAGGGCTGCGCGCCGTTCCCTCGTACGGTGTGACACCGGGGGCCGGTGACCCGGGACGGATCCCGTCGATTCCGCCGATCCCGTCGATTCCGCCGGGACTGCCGCGGAGGATCTTCGGCCGGTGAGGCAACGCGATCCGGCCCTCATGGACTCCTTTGAACATCGAGGAGGTGCCCATGGGGGATCGGAAACACACGCGTGACGAGGAGTTCCGGGGTTTTGTCGTGGGCCGCTGGCCGCGGCTGCTGCGTACGGCGTTCCTCCTCACGGGGGAGCAGTACGCGGCCGAGGACCTGGTCCAGTCGACGCTGGAACGGGTCTACGTGGCCTGGCGCAGGGTCGGCACGGCCGACGACCCCGACGCGTACGTACGGCGCGTGATGATCAACGCGCATGCCCGCAGACACCGACGGCGGCTCAAGGAGTTCCTGGCGCCGAAGGACGATTCGGGCCTCCGGCACGAGGTTCCCGAGGGCGCCGACCGGATGGCCCAGGCCGACGACCGCGGTGCCCTGCTGGCGGCCCTCGCCCAACTGCCGCCCCGCCAGCGCGAGGCGGTGGTCCTGCGGTACTGGGAGGACCTGAGCGAGGCGACGGTGGCGGAGGCGATGGGCTGCTCGGTGGGCGCGGTGAAGAGCAACGCGGCGAAGGGGATCGCGAAGCTCCGCGCCGTACCTGGACTGGCCGACATGGTGGCGTACGGAGGGCGGAAGTGATGAACGCGGACCGGGAGACGGATCACGGCATGACGCACGGGGACATCGCCGTGCTGCTGGCCACGGCGGCGGACGAGGTGACGATCGGCCCGGCCCCGTGCCAGGCGGTCGTCCGCGGCGGCCGGCGCCGCAGGGCCCGCCGCTGGATGATGGCCGCGACCGCGGCGCTGGTGGTCGCCGGCTCGACGGGGACGCTGGCGCTGGCCGGGACGGCGGACGACGGCGCGAAGCGGGTCGCGCCGGCCGCGACGCGCCCGCCGGTGCGCGACGCACGGCATCTGTACGCGCCGCGGAGCAGCGACCTGGCCAGGGGAACCGACCACGGCAGGAAGTGGAAGGTGGTCGTCTCCGTGTGGGGAGCGCCCCGCGACCGGACGGAGGCGCAGCGCCAGCTGGACGCCATGGCCGGGGCCGGGTTCGGGAATCCGGGGGTGGAGCCGCCGACCGCCGCCGGACTCGTCGGCAGGAGCGCGTACTTCGTGCGGCTGACCGTGGACGGCAGGACGTCGACCGAGGTGCGGGGGGTGTTCGACAGGCGCGGCACCCTGTCGGGCCGGGAGGTGTGGTCCGCCGCGCTGCCGCTGGAGATCAGGAGGACGACGCCGAGGGGGTCCGGCGAACGGCTCGTGATCGGCCGGGTCTCCACGACCGCCCAGGAGGTCACCTGCACCTGGGACGACACCACGACGACCACGGCGTACCGGCCCGCCCCGGGTACGGGCATCGCCGGGGACTTCGAGGACCTGATCCGTCCGGCGGAAGGTTCGCCGTCCGACTGGTTCGTCTGCCTGGGACCGGAGGGCAGGACCTTCAGAGCGGCGGCGGTGACGAGGTAGCGGCGGCAGCCGCGTGGCGACGCGGGCGGGCGCCGGTCAGAGCCATCCCTGCTGACGGGCCTCCCGCATCGCCTCCATACGGTTGCGGGTGCCGGTCTTGCCGATGGCGGAGGACAGGTAGTTGCGGACCGTGGACTCGGAGAGGTGGAGCCGGCCCGCGATGTCGGCGACGGTGGCGCCGTCCACCGAGGCCTTCAGCACGTCGCACTCGCGGGCGGTGAGCGGACTGGGCCCGGCGCTCAGCGCGGCCGCGGCCAGCGCCGGGTCGATGACCCGCTCGCCGGTCAGCACCCGGCGGATCGCCGCGGCCAGTTCCTCCACGGGTCCGTCCTTGACCAGGAACCCCGCGGCGCCCGCTTCCATCGCGCGCCGCAGATATCCGGGCCGGCCGAACGTGGTGAGGATCAACACCCGGCAGTCCGGGGCCTGTCGGCGCAGTTCGGCGGCCGCGTCCAGACCGCTCATGCCGGGCAGTTCGATGTCCAGCAGGGCCACGTCCGGGCGGTGCAGCAGCACCGCGTCCACGATCGCGTCGCCCGTCCCGACCTGCGCGACCACCTCCAGATCGTCTTCCATGCCGAGCAGCAGGGCGAGCGCGCCGCGCATCATTCCCTGGTCCTCGGCGAGCAGGACCCGCACACACTTCACCGGCCGCTGATCCCGGGGCATCTCGTCCACGGGCCCAGCGTAGGCCCGCGAAGGCGCCGTGTCCCGGACGGGCGAGGTGAGAGAGGGGTCACGGCACCCTGGGCGCCTTGGACAGCGGCCCGCCCGCCGGGTCCACGGCGGGCGGGACCTCCGTCGGACGTTCCCCCTTCACGTCGGCGGCCGCCGCGGAGAGGCCGTCCCCCGTGGGGAGTTCGCCCTCCACCGGGAGTTCGCCTTCCACGGGGAGTTCGGCGGTGACGGTGAAACCGCCGCGCGGGGACGGGCCGGCCCGCAGCGAGCCGCCGGCCGCCGCCAGGCGTTCGGTCAGCCCCTTCAGACCGGTCCCGCCGACACCCGGCACCGACGGCGGGGAGACCAGACCGTCCCCGTCGTCCGCGACCTCCAGACGGACCCGGTCCCGTGTGCCGGCGACGACGATCTCGCAGCGGGTCGCACCGCTGTGCCGGACGACGTTGGTGACCGCCTCGCGCAGCACCCACCCCAGCAGCGCCTCGGACCGCGGCACGAGGGGCGGCCCCGACTGCCGTACGACCGGGTCGACGCCCACCGCGGACAGCGCGGAGCGGGCCCGGTCCAGCTCGGTGGCGAGGCTGCCCTCGCGGTAGCCCGTGACCGCCTCGCGGATCTCCGTGAGGGCTTGGCGCCCGACCGACTCGATGTCCGTGATCTGCACCAGGGCCGACTCCAGGTCGCGGGGCGCCAGCCGGCGGGCCGCCTCCGACTTCACCACGATCACGGAGAGCGTGTGACCGAGCAGGTCGTGCAGGTCCCGCGAGAAGCGCAGCCGTTCCTTCTCGACGGCGCGCCGGGCGAGCTCCTCACGGGCCGCCCGCAGCTCCCGTACCGCCTCGGAGAGGGACAGGATCGCCGCCGTGACCATCGTGGACAGGAAGGTGCCGTACGCGATGTTGATCGCGTCCCAGCCCTCCTGGAAGCCGGAGACACCGCCCGCCACCGCGGCGAGGCCGATGCCCGTCCGGCCGAGCCAGCGGCCGCGCAGGGTCGCTCCCGTCGCCAGACCCAACAGCGGGAAGAACAGCAGCCAGTTGCCGCCGTAGCCGATGGCGAGGCCGCAGGTCAGCACCGCCAACGCGGCGAGCGCCAGCCGTGTGGAGCGGGCCTCGCGCGTCACCTTCACGAAGGCGCGGAACGCGACGTAGATGTACAGGGAGTTGAAGGTGAGCAGGCCGATCGCGCCGATCCAGGGGTTCGCGGTCGTGCCCTGGAACAGGTTGGAGAAGGCGCCCATGCCCAGCAGCAGCCAGGGCAGCAGGGTGAACCCGGTCGGCGGCGGACCGGGATTCTCCGGCAGCGGCTGCCCGCTCCTGTCCGCGGCACGCCGCGCCGCCTTGAAACCCGCCATCTCCGCCCTCCACCGCCGCCGTGACTCCCGCCACGTCCTCGTCCGGCGGACGAGCCCTCGTATCCACGAGCTGTCCGTCCACGCCATGTCCGCGCTCCCCGTTCCCTGATCCTGTCGGCCCGTCCCGCCGTCCCGCCGCCCCGGCGTCCCGGTGCCACGTCTTCCCGTTCCCGTTGCCGTTCGCGTCCCCGCCGGTACCGGCGTCCGGGCGGCGGCCCGGTGCCGGAGGGGGCGGGCCGCCGCGGTCCGGACGGCCCGCCCCGCGGACGGAGAGATGGCTCAGACGGACCGGCCCGCCCTGCGGTACGAGACCACAGCGTACGAACCGAAGGCCAGCAGCCAGGCCATGAGCACCGCGACCGCGCCCGGCGCCGGGGCGTGCCCGTCGGTGACGGACAGGCCGAGCTCGGCGAAGCGGTTGGCCGGGGTGTACACGGACAGCGACTGCAGCCAGCCGGGGAACAGCGTGATCGGGAACCACAGCCCGCCCACCACCGAGAGCCCCAGGTTGCAGGCCATGTTCGCGACGCCGGTGGTCTGCGCGGTCAGCCGGTAGCCGTTGCCGAGGCCGAGCAGGGTGAACGGGACGGAGCCGAGCCAGAGCAGCAGGGCGACCTCCGCCCACTGCCAGGCCGCCATCCGTACGCCGTTGACCAGACCGCCCGCCGTCAGCACCGCGGCGATCGCCGGCAGCACGGTCACCGAGCCGGTCAGCGCCCGCCCCAGCACCACCTCGCGCGGTGTCATCGGCGTCACCCGCAGCTGCCGCAGCCAGCCCGTCGACCGGTCCTCGGCGACCCCGCCCCCGGTGTTCAGCGCCGAGCCCACCGCGCCGTACGCGGCCATCCCGATCATCGAACCGGTCTTCCAGCCGCCGTCGTCGTCCCCGCCGAGGTTGGTGAAGAGCAGGTACATCATCACCGGCATCGCGACGCCACCGATCACGAACCCGGTGTCGCGCAGGGTCCGGCGGACCTCCAGTCGCAGGTAGTCCAGCATCACACCGCCTCCGAAGCAGTCGAGGTGAGAGCGAGGAAGGCGTCGTCCAGGGACGCCGGGGTGACCTCCAGGCCGCGGATCGAGCCGCGCCGGGCGAGCGCGACCACCGTCGCGTCCGAGTCGTCGGTCCGCAGCCGCGCCCGGTCCCCGCGCACCTCCACGGACACCACGCCGGGCAGCAGGGTCAGCCCCTGCGTACCCTCGCCGGCCAGGTCGAAGGAGACGAGGTTGCCGCCCACCGAACGCTTGAGCTGCTCACCGGTGCCGTCCGCGACGATCCGCCCCCGGTCGATGACGAGGATCCGGTCCGCGTGCGCGTCGGCCTCGTCCAGGTAGTGCGTGGAGAACAGGACGGTGTGGCCGCGCCGCGCGTACGCCCGCATCGACGCCCAGAACGCCTGCCGCGCCTCCACGTCCAGCGCGGCGGTCGGCTCGTCCAGCACGATCAGCGCGGGATTTCCGGCGAGCGCCACCGCGAACCGCACCCGTTGCGTCTGGCCGCCGGAGAGCCGGTCGGCGCGCCGCCCCGCCAGCTCCGCGATCCCCGCCAGCCGCAGCGCCTCGTCCACCGGCAGCGGCGCCGGATAGCGGCCCGCCACGAAGGAGACCAGCTCGCGGACGGTGACGCGGGACACCGGCCGCGCCTCCTGGAGCATGGCACCGACCAGTCCGGCCCGCACCGCCTGCTCCGGGGACCCGCCGAAGAGGGAGACCGACCCCTCGTCGGGCTCGTTCAGGCCGAGCAGGAGGGAGATCGTCGTCGACTTGCCCGCCCCGTTGCGCCCGAGCAGCGCCACCGTCTCGCCGCGCCTCATCTCCAGATCCACGCCGTCCACGGCGCGCACCGCGCCGAACGCCTTGACGGCCCCCGCGAAGGACACCGCCGTGTCCGTCCCCGTCATGCGCCTCGCCCCCTTCGTGCCCGCCGCCCCCGTCGTCGGCGTCTTCCCCTTCATCCGGTTCATCCGGTTCGTCCGGGTCGTGCCGGCGGTGCCGGTCACCCCGTCCGTGCCGGTCGTCCGTGTCGTCCCCGTCGTCGATGTCATGAGAACGACGCTACGAGCCGGGGTGGTGGGCCCGGCAGAGGCACTTGTGGGCAGTCGGCCGGGACAAATGTCACGGCCGGTGCCGGCCGCGGGATCTGACAGGGCGTCAGTGGCCTTCACAACTCTGGGGTGCTGGGCTATACAGGGGGTCGCCGTACTGGAACGCGTTCTAGAACAGGCGGGTTCCGAGGCCCTGTGTCGACCTCGGTGCGGCCGACGGTGCGGACGGCCGCATCGAGGTCTTTCGCGCTAGTGATCAGGAGCCCTATGCCCATCGACGCCGCACAGGCCCTCGCCGCCGAACCCCGCACCGGTGAGATCACCTGGGACCGCAAGGACGTTCAGCTCTACCACCTCGGCATCGGGGCGGGCGCGAACCCGGACAAGTCCCAACCCGCCACGGACGCCGACGAGTTGCGATACACCCTCGAATCCGCCCTGCACGTCCTGCCGAGCTTCGCCACCGTCGCGGGCGCCGGCTCCCCCGGTGTGATCAGCGGTCTGTCCATGCCCGGCGTCGACGTCGACCTCAGCCGCGTCCTGCACGGCGGACAGCGCGTGGTGGTGCACCGCCCCCTGCCGGCCGAGGGCCGCGCGACGGCCACCGGGCGGATCGCCGCCGTGTACGACAAGGGCAAGGCCGCGATCCTGGTCATGCGCACCGAGGTCGTGGACGCCGGGGGACCGCTGTGGACGAACGACGCCCAGATCTTCGTACGGGGAGAGGGCGGGTGGGGCGGCGAGCGCGGCCCCTCCACCCGCCTCGACGCACCGGACGGGCCGCCGGACCGGACCGTCGAGCGCCCGGTCCGCCCGGACCAGGCGCTGCTCTACCGGCTCTCCGGAGACTGGAACCCGCTGCACGCGGACCCCGAGTTCGCCAAGCTGGCCGGCTTCGACCGGCCGATCCTGCACGGACTGTGCACCTACGGCATGACGCTCAAGGCGGTCGTCGACACGCTGCTCGGCGGCGACGTGTCCCGTGTCCGCTCGTACACCACCCGCTTCGCCGGTGTCGTGTTCCCCGGCGAGACCCTGCGCATCCGCATGTGGCGCGGGCCGGCCCCGGACGGCGGGATCCGGGTGACGGTGACCGCGGCCGACCGGGACGACGCTCCGGTACTGGCCGACACCGTCGTCGAGCACGCGTGAGTTCAGCCCACCGTCGAGAGGAGCCGCACCATGCGCGCAGCCGTACAGCACGAGACCGGGCAGGACAAACTCGACGTCCTCGACGACGTCGAGGCGGTGGGCTTCGGGCCCGGGCGGGTCAGGATCCGGGTGCGGGCCACCGGGCTGTGCCACTCGGACCTGTCCGCGATGAGCGGCGTACTGCCGCAGCCCGCGCCGTTCGTGCCCGGACACGAGGGAGCCGGAGAGATCACCGAGGTCGGCGAGGGCGTCACCCACCTCAAGCCGGGGGACCGGGTCGTCGTCTGCTGGCTGCCCGCCTGCGGCGCCTGTCCCGCCTGCCGACGCGGCCAGACCGAGCTGTGCCTGGCCGGCTTCATGAACGCGGGCACCCCCAACTTCAAGCGCTCCGGCCAGGACGTCTTCGGTTTCGCCGGGACCGGGACCTTCGCGGAGGAGGTCGTCGTGGACGCGGGCTGCGCCGTGCCCATCCCCGACGACGTGCCCTTCGACATCGCGGCCCTCATCGGCTGCGGTGTCACCACCGGGCTCGGCGCCGCCCTCAACACCGCGGACGTGGCGGCCGGTTCGTCCGTCGCGGTGATCGGCTGCGGAGGCGTCGGGATCTCCGCGATCCAGGGCGCGCGGCTCAAGGGCGCAGCCGAGATCGTCGCCGTCGACCCGGTCGCCTCCCGTCGCGACGCGGCACTGAGGTTCGGCGCGACGAGGGCGGTCGCGCCGGACCAACTCGCCGACGCCAGGCAGTCGGTGACCGCGGGCGAGGGCTTCGACTACGTCTTCGAGGTCGTCGGCAGGTCGGCCACCGCCCGCACCGCCTACGAGAACACCCGGCGCGGCGGCACCCTCGTCGTCGTCGGCGCGGGCGCCATGGACGACTTCCTCCAGCTCAACATGTTCGAGCTGTTCTTCGACGAGAAGCGCATCCTGCCCTCCATGTACGGCGGCGGAGACGTCCTGCGCTCCTACGAGCGGACCGTCGCCCTCTGGCGTGCGGGCCGCATAGACCTGGAGGGCCTGATCACCCACCGGGTGCCGCTGTCCGGGATCAACGAGGCGCTGGACCAGATGCGGACGGGCACCGCCCTGCGCACCTGCATCGAGATCTGACGTCGCGTCCGCTCACGGACCCGACGGGCCCCGATCACCCGGACCCGACCCTGGATCCCTCCTGGATCCCCCTGGATCCGGCCCTGGATCCGGCCATGACCCCGACCCCGACCACCGCTGAGGACCCTGATGTCACTGCCACTCGAAGGGCTGACCGCGATCGTCACCGGCGCGGGGCGCGGCCTCGGCCGGGCCGAGGCGCTGGAGCTCGCGGGCCTGGGCGCGTCCGTCGTCGTCAACGACTACGGACGCCCCGGGCGGGACGGTTCGGGCGCCGTCTCGGCGGCGCCGGCCGAGGAGGTCGCCGCCGAGATCCGGGCCGCGGGCGGCCGGGCCGTCGCCCACATCGGCGACGTCGCCGACCACGAACAGGCCCGTGGGCTGGTCGAGTCGGCGTTCGCCGAGTTCGGCGGGCTCGACATCCTGGTCAACAACGCGGGCATCCTGCGCGACCGGATGGTCTTCTCGATGTCCGAGGAGGAGTGGGACTCGGTGATCCGGGTCCATCTCAAGGGCCACTTCAACATGACGCACTTCGCCTCCGCGCACTGGCGGACCCGGTCCAAGGCGGCCGGCGCCCCCGTGTACGGACGGATCGTCAACACCTCGTCGGAGGCGTTCCTCGCGGGCTCCGCCGGGCAGCCCAACTACGCGGCGGCCAAAGCCGGGATCGTCGGCCTGACCACGTCGACCGCGCTGGCGCTCGCCCGGTACGGGGTGACGGCGAACGTCATCTGCCCGCGGGCCCGGACCCGGATGACCGAGGACGTGTTCGCGGGCCTCCCGGCCTCGCGGTCCGGTGCGGAGCCGGGGAAGGGGCTGGACCCGCTCGCCCCCGAGCATGTCGCCCCGCTCGTCGGCTACTTGGTCTCACCGGCCGCCGCGCACGTCAACGGGCAGCTGTTCGTGGCGCACGGCGGCATGGTCGCGGTCGTCGAACGGCCGCGGGTGGCCGTCAAGTTCGACACCGAGCAGGACGCCTTCACCTACGAGGAACTCGACGCCCTGCTCAGCCCGCACTACGCCGCGCGCCCGCGCGGCGAGACGTTCGCGGCGGCCGAGGTCCTGGGCCTGACCCACGGATAGCGACCGGCCCACCGGACCGGGACCGGCCCGCGGGCCGTGGTCCCGGGCACGCGGACGGGCTCCCGGCTACGGCACGACGATGCCCCGCTCACCCGAGGCGAGCGGGGCATCGTCCTGGTCCGACGTGCCGTCAGGCGGTCGTGCCGTCAGGCAGTCGTGCCGTCAGGCCGACGTGTCCGGCTGACCGGACGGCTTGCGGTGCCGGCCGTGCGGCATCGCGGTGTCGTCCTGGCCGGAGACCGGCCCCCGGTGCCTGCCGTGCCCCGTGGCCGACGCCTCGTCGTCCCGGGCGTCGGTGACCCGCGGTTCCATGGTGTCGATGTCGCTCATCTGGTGTTCACCCCGTCAACAAGATCCTTCTTTGCAGCCGGGGGATTCTAACCGGTGGTCATGTCCGGGCCGTCGGCGGGTGACCGGGACGCGCCCCGGCCAGTTCCACCCGCTCCCACCCGCCGGGTGCCCGGACACCCGCCCCCCGCCCGGCCCGGGTGACCGGAAAGGCCGGTGCCACCGGAACGATCGGCACGGCGGGCACGACCGGCACCGCCGTGCCGGGAGGAGCGGCCGGAGTGGAGGGAACGGGTCCGTCCCGGCCGTCCTGCCGGGCGGGCGGCGCGGTCCGCCCGGTGAGGGGTGCCTGCTGCAGCGGGACCGGACGCGCGGTCACCCGCTCCGGCGGGCGCGCGGACTCCGCGTCCACCGGAGCGGCGGGCGCCTCCAGCGGCGCCACCCCGCACGGCACCGACCTCGTCGCGTACGGCAGCCGGAGCACGCCCTCCTCGGTCAGCATCCCCGCCCCCGCCAACCACCCCTCGGGCGCCGGGAGATGGTGGACCTGACGCTCGACGGGCCGCCAGATCCCCACCCATGTACCGGCCGGCCCGTCGATCCGCAGGGCCACCGCGCAGCGCTCCGGTGTCAGCACCTGCCCCGGCTGGATCGCGAACGGTGTCACCGCGCAGTCCGAGGCGCGCAGGCACTCCGGGAAGCGGACCGGCAGCGTGCTCCCCAGCACCCCCCAGCCCAGCCGCGGCCGCCCCGGCGAGGGGGCGTCCGAGCGGATGAGCAGCAGCCCGCTGTCGGCGTCCGCGAGCAGCAGCCGGTCGTCGCTGTCCTCGGCGATCTGCAGCAGCGGTGACACCTCGCCGCCGCGCTCCAGATCGACGACCACCGTCTTGGTCCGGCCGTCCTGGAAACGGTCCAGCGCCAGCATGCGGCCCGTCCCGTCAAGCCACACCCCGCCCGAACAGCGGCCCGGGATCTCGGCCAGGTGTTCGGGACCGAAGGCGCCGCCCGCCACCAGCCACACCGCCGTGGACCCCCGTCCCACGGCGAGCGCGTACGCGTACTCCCCGCCCGGCGCGGGCGGCAGCAGCCGCAGCCGGGAGCCCTCCTCCGGGCACTCGACCGCGCCGAGCGGCAGCTCACCGGTACCGGGCCCGGTCGGATACAGCAGCGAGAACGAGTGCCGTCCGACCGCCACCCGGTGGATCAGCACCCGCCCGTCTCCCATCGGCAGCACCTCGGTGCCGGGCTCCTCCGGCTGGTGGGACGGCAGCGGCACGGCGTACGGCTCGGGGCCGTCCAGCGTCCAGCGCTCCGGGAACCAGCATCCGCCGTCGAGCGCGAGGCGCGCCGCGTAGGCCCCGTCGGCGGTGATCACGCATCCCGGGCGGCCGGCTCGCGCGTTCTCGTGATCGGCGTTCTCCACGTGTTCCGGGTTCTCCGTGTTCTCGTGGTCCGCCGAGGACTCCGTCGCACAGACCGTCATCGTTCGGTCACCTCCGGCCACGAAGCTAGTTTTCGTCCGCACAGACGCGGGACCGACGCCCGGCCGCTTCACACATAAGGGTGGCCGTCGTGCGATTCGCCTGAGGGAACGGGGGCCGGTGTGCTGAGCGGGGCGCGGAGGAGGGGGTGGGACCGGGGCGGCGGCG
This region includes:
- a CDS encoding SigE family RNA polymerase sigma factor, which encodes MGDRKHTRDEEFRGFVVGRWPRLLRTAFLLTGEQYAAEDLVQSTLERVYVAWRRVGTADDPDAYVRRVMINAHARRHRRRLKEFLAPKDDSGLRHEVPEGADRMAQADDRGALLAALAQLPPRQREAVVLRYWEDLSEATVAEAMGCSVGAVKSNAAKGIAKLRAVPGLADMVAYGGRK
- a CDS encoding response regulator transcription factor, which codes for MPRDQRPVKCVRVLLAEDQGMMRGALALLLGMEDDLEVVAQVGTGDAIVDAVLLHRPDVALLDIELPGMSGLDAAAELRRQAPDCRVLILTTFGRPGYLRRAMEAGAAGFLVKDGPVEELAAAIRRVLTGERVIDPALAAAALSAGPSPLTARECDVLKASVDGATVADIAGRLHLSESTVRNYLSSAIGKTGTRNRMEAMREARQQGWL
- a CDS encoding sensor histidine kinase, with protein sequence MAWTDSSWIRGLVRRTRTWRESRRRWRAEMAGFKAARRAADRSGQPLPENPGPPPTGFTLLPWLLLGMGAFSNLFQGTTANPWIGAIGLLTFNSLYIYVAFRAFVKVTREARSTRLALAALAVLTCGLAIGYGGNWLLFFPLLGLATGATLRGRWLGRTGIGLAAVAGGVSGFQEGWDAINIAYGTFLSTMVTAAILSLSEAVRELRAAREELARRAVEKERLRFSRDLHDLLGHTLSVIVVKSEAARRLAPRDLESALVQITDIESVGRQALTEIREAVTGYREGSLATELDRARSALSAVGVDPVVRQSGPPLVPRSEALLGWVLREAVTNVVRHSGATRCEIVVAGTRDRVRLEVADDGDGLVSPPSVPGVGGTGLKGLTERLAAAGGSLRAGPSPRGGFTVTAELPVEGELPVEGELPTGDGLSAAAADVKGERPTEVPPAVDPAGGPLSKAPRVP
- a CDS encoding ABC transporter permease, which encodes MLDYLRLEVRRTLRDTGFVIGGVAMPVMMYLLFTNLGGDDDGGWKTGSMIGMAAYGAVGSALNTGGGVAEDRSTGWLRQLRVTPMTPREVVLGRALTGSVTVLPAIAAVLTAGGLVNGVRMAAWQWAEVALLLWLGSVPFTLLGLGNGYRLTAQTTGVANMACNLGLSVVGGLWFPITLFPGWLQSLSVYTPANRFAELGLSVTDGHAPAPGAVAVLMAWLLAFGSYAVVSYRRAGRSV
- a CDS encoding ABC transporter ATP-binding protein, whose translation is MTGTDTAVSFAGAVKAFGAVRAVDGVDLEMRRGETVALLGRNGAGKSTTISLLLGLNEPDEGSVSLFGGSPEQAVRAGLVGAMLQEARPVSRVTVRELVSFVAGRYPAPLPVDEALRLAGIAELAGRRADRLSGGQTQRVRFAVALAGNPALIVLDEPTAALDVEARQAFWASMRAYARRGHTVLFSTHYLDEADAHADRILVIDRGRIVADGTGEQLKRSVGGNLVSFDLAGEGTQGLTLLPGVVSVEVRGDRARLRTDDSDATVVALARRGSIRGLEVTPASLDDAFLALTSTASEAV
- a CDS encoding MaoC/PaaZ C-terminal domain-containing protein; translated protein: MPIDAAQALAAEPRTGEITWDRKDVQLYHLGIGAGANPDKSQPATDADELRYTLESALHVLPSFATVAGAGSPGVISGLSMPGVDVDLSRVLHGGQRVVVHRPLPAEGRATATGRIAAVYDKGKAAILVMRTEVVDAGGPLWTNDAQIFVRGEGGWGGERGPSTRLDAPDGPPDRTVERPVRPDQALLYRLSGDWNPLHADPEFAKLAGFDRPILHGLCTYGMTLKAVVDTLLGGDVSRVRSYTTRFAGVVFPGETLRIRMWRGPAPDGGIRVTVTAADRDDAPVLADTVVEHA
- a CDS encoding Zn-dependent alcohol dehydrogenase; the protein is MRAAVQHETGQDKLDVLDDVEAVGFGPGRVRIRVRATGLCHSDLSAMSGVLPQPAPFVPGHEGAGEITEVGEGVTHLKPGDRVVVCWLPACGACPACRRGQTELCLAGFMNAGTPNFKRSGQDVFGFAGTGTFAEEVVVDAGCAVPIPDDVPFDIAALIGCGVTTGLGAALNTADVAAGSSVAVIGCGGVGISAIQGARLKGAAEIVAVDPVASRRDAALRFGATRAVAPDQLADARQSVTAGEGFDYVFEVVGRSATARTAYENTRRGGTLVVVGAGAMDDFLQLNMFELFFDEKRILPSMYGGGDVLRSYERTVALWRAGRIDLEGLITHRVPLSGINEALDQMRTGTALRTCIEI
- a CDS encoding 3-oxoacyl-ACP reductase, whose protein sequence is MSLPLEGLTAIVTGAGRGLGRAEALELAGLGASVVVNDYGRPGRDGSGAVSAAPAEEVAAEIRAAGGRAVAHIGDVADHEQARGLVESAFAEFGGLDILVNNAGILRDRMVFSMSEEEWDSVIRVHLKGHFNMTHFASAHWRTRSKAAGAPVYGRIVNTSSEAFLAGSAGQPNYAAAKAGIVGLTTSTALALARYGVTANVICPRARTRMTEDVFAGLPASRSGAEPGKGLDPLAPEHVAPLVGYLVSPAAAHVNGQLFVAHGGMVAVVERPRVAVKFDTEQDAFTYEELDALLSPHYAARPRGETFAAAEVLGLTHG